The following are encoded in a window of Penaeus monodon isolate SGIC_2016 chromosome 9, NSTDA_Pmon_1, whole genome shotgun sequence genomic DNA:
- the LOC119576546 gene encoding LOW QUALITY PROTEIN: basic proline-rich protein-like (The sequence of the model RefSeq protein was modified relative to this genomic sequence to represent the inferred CDS: deleted 1 base in 1 codon): PSPPPPCPPPPPPPPPPPPPPPPPPPPPPPPPPPLLLPPPPPPPPAPSHAPPPLLPPFPLPPPMPPPSPPPSHAPTLLLPPPQSPPPSPASPPAPHPPPPLPPPPPPPSSCPPPMPPPSSSPPPSPPPPPCPPPAPTLPLPPPLPPPPPAPSHPPHPSCPPPIPPTLFPMPPPCPPPSSPPPMPPPPPAPLHPPHPPPSPLPPHPSSSPPPCPPPSPPPPCPPSSFPSMPPPMPPPPPPPSPHPPPAPLPSPPHPPPSPPLPSPPAPPPSPPPPHPPPAPLPCPPPPLPPPSPHPPPPPSHPPHPPPVPPPSMPPPSSCPPPMPPTLLLPPSMPPPSSSPPPPPPPPPPAPPPPPSPAPPPCPHPPPPPPMPPPSSCPPPMPPPPPAPSMPLPPPPPPMPPHPPPAPPMAPPLLPPSPP, translated from the exons ccctcccccccccccccttgccccccccccccccccccccccccccccccccccccccccccccccccccccccccccccccccccccccccccccccccccctcctcctgccccccccccccccccctcctcctgccccctcccatgcccccccccccctcctgcccccctttcccctgcccccccccatgcccccaccctctcctcccccctcccatgcccccaccctcctcctgccccccccccaaagccccccaccctcccctgcctccccccctgccccgcaccctcccccccccctcccccccccccccccccccccctcctcctgcccccctcccatgcccccaccctcctcctccccccccccctcccccccccctcccccctgccccccccctgcccccaccctccccctccccccccccctgcccccccctccccctgccccctcccatcccccccacccctcctgccccccccccatcccccccacccttttccccatgccccctccatgcccccccccctcctcccccccccccatgcctcccccccctcctgcccccctccatcccccccaccctcctccctcccccctcccgccccacccctcctcctccccccccccatgcccccccccctctcccccccctccatgccccccctcctccttcccctccatgcccccccccatgccccccccccccccccctccatccccccaccctcctcctgcccccctcccatcccccccccacccccccccctccccccccctcccatcccccccagccccccccccatccccccccccaccccacccccctcctgcccccctcccatgccccccccctcct ctgccccccccatccccccaccctcctcctcccccctcccatcccccccaccctcctcctgtcccccccccctccatgccccccccctcctcctgcccccctcccatgccccccaccctcctcctgcccccctccatgcccccaccctcctcctcccctcccccccccc cccccccccctcctcctgccccccccccccccccctcccctgccccccctccctgcccccaccctcctccccccccccccatgcccccaccctcctcctgcccccctcccatgcccccccctcctcctgccccctccatgcccctccctcctcccccccctcccatgcccccacaccctcctcctgccccccccatggccccccccctcctgcccccctcccccccc